In Streptomyces venezuelae, the sequence GGCACGCGGCGGGCTGCTGCCGCCCAGCAGGGCTTCGGCCCGCCGGCGCTCCGCGCCCGGCTCCGGATGAGGGACCCGGCGGCCACGGGGCGCTGTACGGCGATGCCGGAGACGGCTGTCGGAGAGACGGGGGCGGCCCGGGCCACTGGTGGCACCGGACGGACGGGAAGCACGCGTTCGAAGAGTCATGCCACGACCGTAGAGGCCGATCCCGCCCCCGGTTCGGATCACTCAATTCCGGTGGAAAAAAGCTCCGTTGTGGATAACCCCGCCACCCGTTCCGGTGATCAGCGAGGTGAGACGACCGCCGCCAGCAACCCCGGGCCGGTGTGCGCCCCGATCACCGCGCCGACCTCGCTGACGTGCAGCTCGACCAGCCCGGGGATGCGTTCGCGGAGCCGCTCGGCCAGCTTCTCCGCCCGTTCCGGAGCCGCCAGGTGGTGCACGGCCACGTCGACTTCGGCGGACCCGGCGCGCTCGACGGCCAGTTCTTCCAGCCGGGCGATGGCCTTGGACGACGTACGGACCTTCTCCAGCATCTCGATGCGCCCGCCGTCCAGGGTCAGCAGGGGCTTCACCGCCAGGGCCGAGCCGAGGAGGGCCTGCGCGGCCCCGATCCGGCCGCCACGGCGGAGGTAGTCGAGGGTGTCGACGTAGAAGTACGCGGCCATGTCCGCCGCGCGCTTCTCGGCGGCCGCCACGGCCTCGTCCACGGATCCACCCGCCTCGGCCACCTCGGCGGCGGCCAGCGCGCAGAAACCGAGGGCCATCGCGACCATGCCGGTGTCCAGGACGCGGACCGGCACGGGTGCGGTCCTGGCGGCGACCACGGCGGCGTCGTAGGTGCCGGAGAACTCCGCGGACAGGTGCAGGCTGACGATGCCGGTCGCCCCGGCGTCCGCCGCCGCCTGGTAGGCCCGGACGAACTCCTCCGTGCTCGGGCGCGAGGTGGTGACCGACCGGCGCTTCTGCAGGGCCAGCGCCAGGCTGCGTGCCGAGATCTCGGTGCCTTCCTCAAGTGCCTCGCCCCCGAGCACGACGGTGAGCGGGACGGCGGTGATTCCGTGCCGCGCCATGGCCGGACGGGGCAGGTAGGCCGTGGAATCGGTGACGATGGCGACATGGCGGGACATGAGCCGGAGGTTACCGCCCGTGGGGGCCCGACGGCAGCCTGGGCCCCCGACCTGGTGCGGAGCGTGGTCCGGGTGTGCGGCTGTCGGGTCAGCCGGCGCTCTCCGGGCGCGGGGCCTTCTGCCACGGGTACTGCATCGTCGGGGTCGGCGGGTTCAAGGCGGCCGGCGGAGCGGTGGGGGCCGGCTTCGGCGCCGGTGCGGCCGGTGCCGTCTGGCCTGCCGACGCGGCCGACGCGGCCTGGGCGGCGTCCCACTCGGCGGCCGCGGCCGCCAGGTCGTCCACCGGTTCGCGGGACCAGTCGCGCAGCGCGCCGGACTCCATCTCGATCTGCTCCGACAGGACGGACAGGTCGTCGGCCGCGAAGCGCCGGGCCCGGTCACGGGCGGCCCACCGCAGGGAGTCGGCGGCCTTGATGATCTGCGCCGCGCGCTCGCGCAGGTCCGGGAGGACCTCGGCGGTGCGCTGCCGGTCGGGCTCCTGCTCCAACCGCTTCAGTTCACCGTCGAGCTCGTGCCCGTGCGCGCTGAGCTGCTCGAACAGCCCGAGGGACTCCCGCAGCGAGGCGTCCACCCGGACCCCGTCGGCCAGCGCCTGCTGGGTGGCGCGCATCGAGGTCCGCAGGTCCAGCCGCACCTGTGCCAGCGCCCCCGCCACTCCGACCTGGCCGAAGCTCTTGGCCCGCAGCGCGGTGTCCTCGACCGTGCGCCGCGCCTGCACGACCGTGCGCTCCACACCTCGCTTGGCCGCTCCCACCGCCTTGACCGTGAGGTACGCGCCGAGGCCGACGAAAGCCAGCAGCATCAGCGCGAAGATGATCAACGCGACCTCCATGACGGCCCCTTTCCCCAAGCGTCGCTATTCTCCTCCACGGTAAACGCCACGGGCAGGCCAGGGGTTCCAATCGAACCCCCAACCTGCCCGTACGGGATCACCCCCATGCGGGGGTACGCCCTAGATGACGATGTTCACCAGCTTCGGCGCGCGCACGATCACCTTGCGGATCTCCGCACCGCCCAGCGCCGCGACGACACCGGCATCGGTCACGGCCAGCTGCTCCAGCTCCGCGTCCGAGATCGTCGGCGGCACCTCCAGCCGCGCCTTGACCTTGCCCTTGACCTGCACCACGCACGTCACGCTCTCGTCCACGACGTACGCCGGGTCCGCGACCGGGAAGTCCTGGTGGACCACCGAGTCGCCGTGACCCAGACGGTGCCACAGCTCCTCCGCGATGTGCGGGGCCAGCGGCGCGACCAGCAGCACCAGGGCCTCGGCGACCGAGCGCTCCAGCGGGCGGCCGGCCTTCGTCAGCGCGTTGTTCAGCTCGGTGATCTTCGCGATGGCGGTGTTGAAGCGCAGCCCGGTCAGGTCCGATCCGGCCCCGTCGATCGCCTTGTGCAGCGCACGCAGGGTGGCCTCGTCCGGCTCGCCGTCCACGACGGTGACGGCGCCCGTCTCCTCGTCCACGATGTTGCGCCACAGGCGCTGCAGCAGCCGGTACTGGCCCACCACGGCCCGGGTGTCCCACGGACGGGAGACGTCCAGCGGGCCCATCGCCATCTCGTACAGGCGCAGCGTGTCCGCGCCGTACTCCTCGCAGATCTCGTCCGGCGTGACGGCGTTCTTCAGGGACTTGCCCATCTTGCCGTGCTCACGCTTGACCGGCTGGCCCTGGTAGAAGTACCCGCCGTCGCGCTCCTCGACCTCGGCCGCGGGCACGTAGACGCCGCGCGCGTCGGTGTACGCGTACGCCTGGATCATGCCCTGGTTGAAGAGCTTGTGGAACGGCTCCGCCGAGGAGACGTGACCCAGGTCGAACAGCACCTTCGACCAGAAGCGGGCGTA encodes:
- a CDS encoding DegV family protein, which codes for MSRHVAIVTDSTAYLPRPAMARHGITAVPLTVVLGGEALEEGTEISARSLALALQKRRSVTTSRPSTEEFVRAYQAAADAGATGIVSLHLSAEFSGTYDAAVVAARTAPVPVRVLDTGMVAMALGFCALAAAEVAEAGGSVDEAVAAAEKRAADMAAYFYVDTLDYLRRGGRIGAAQALLGSALAVKPLLTLDGGRIEMLEKVRTSSKAIARLEELAVERAGSAEVDVAVHHLAAPERAEKLAERLRERIPGLVELHVSEVGAVIGAHTGPGLLAAVVSPR